A window of Salvelinus sp. IW2-2015 unplaced genomic scaffold, ASM291031v2 Un_scaffold6204, whole genome shotgun sequence genomic DNA:
gcattgcttgctgtttcgggttttaggctgcgtttctgtacagcactttgagatatcagctgatgtaagaagggctttataaatacatttgatttgatgtaggcTACTAATACCAGAGATATTTAGCTAATTGGCTAATGAATATGACCTTATTTGAACtaattctgtatttttttaaattctgtataTGTTTTAGATCTACATATCATCTGATRTGTTTCCTAGGCGACATATCTGTAATCCTTCTGATTGGTTTACTTTGTCCATTCCATTTTCTATGCCAATCAGGGATTGTCCTTTTTTAATGCTTTCCCCCATGTAAATAAACGAACGATCTCTAGAATTACATGTCTCGTGGTATTTGTTTGTAGAACGAATTTACATAGATGTTATAGATGAAAATgtgttcattaaataatgaactggTAGCATTAAAAAAAGACATTGGAGGAAGTGGACGCATTTTTTTGGTTGAGCCGCAGACCTGGCGGAAGTCCAAATATTCGCCTCTTTTTCTTCTGAAACTGCATGAACAAACCGCCCACATCGGCGCAGTCTAGCAGGCTGGTACTTTTCCCTGGGTCCGATTCAAAGCCAAAGACCGAAGTTTCTTGAAAAGGTATGAAACTATTCGCTCAACTCAAAATAAACTCGGCGAACGCCACCAGCGAATATTATTGTAACGCATGTGTAGATCATAAAAAATGTAACCGGTACAATAGTTTACATTTGTATCGTTCTTTGAAGAAAAAAAGTTGGCTATTTTGCGTAATGTGAGTAGGCTATGTCAAAGCGCTGACGCTGTGGCTGCGCATACCCAGCGCTGCACAGTTTATAAAATGTGTATGGGAGACATTGTGTCACAATACAATGCAATGCATTTAATTAATCATAGTATGCACGGGTAAAGTACTACCTTTATTTGGGGCAAATTGTATCTGTGTGTAAGATAGCCCAGAAACAGTAAACATCTCACATACAGTAAAACGACTAGAAACAAAGTGTTGGGTTTTGCCATTGAACCACTGCTCTCCAACATTCTGCAATAGCACCCCAttaaaaaataacacaaataaGAGTTGTCTTAAATCAATTAATATCTACATGCATAAggtttattaatgtgttattacCATTAGATCAATGATCAATtacgtattttttatttatttaatgatttatttttatttttaagttgAACTGTAAAACCCCTTTTCAAATCCACTTGAAGTTCAATCTAACCTAAACCGTGTCATCGCTAAATTGatgttgtctgttctgttgtctagCGGGACTGAACCCGAACAGACATGGCAGAGCTAACTCATATGATAGATAGCGAGGTGTTCCTGGCCTTCTCTACCTACGCCACTATCGTCGTCCTCAAGATGATGCTGATGTCTCCTATGACTGGATACTTCAGACTCACGAGAAAGGTACACAAACCTAAAGTTTGGAACGTGcaatacacacaaaacaaccTTAAACGTGTTTCCCTTCATTTTACTGCGGtgagctaaatcagggtcacacagagtgattctgggtagtcttaaacaaatctactgtgAAACTAAAgtgtacacctcacacacatggttatgggcttaaagaagaagacacctgtaccatgtcagatatagagttgacatgtattacattttgagtttaaatcccaatattacactttatatacatcacagaagactgaaatataaataAACACAGGGTTTTTTGTCTgttaaaacaacaaaaatcttTATGAATGATGAAATAATGTAAAATATGAATACCATTCYACCCATGAGGCTGAAGAGGGTGATTTTGGTCWCTGACTGCAGGACAGAACTACTAACWAAACACTTCAAAAAtggttttaataaaaaataacataMTTCCAAGTGAATTTAAATGTGATTTCACGGATGGAACAGAACAGTGGTAAGAAGTGtgttgaatccaggctgtattacaaccgtccgtgattgggtgGTGTCCCATAGGGGCGTCGCCGTGATTGGGTGGTGTCCCATAGGGGCGTCGCCGGTCGCCTATGTTTTTGCCCAGCGCGTCCGTTTTTTTgccgggtaggccgtcgttgtaaataagatttgttctttAAATGACTTGACTCGTTAAATAAAGaatacataaataaatcaaataaaaaataatgaatgaaCCTTGACCCTCNNNNNNNNNNNNNNNNNNNNNNNNNNNNNNNNNNNNNNNNNNNNNNNNNNNNNNNNNNNNNNNNNNNNNNNNNNNNNNNNNNNNNNNNNNNNNNNNNNNNNNNNNNNNNNNNNNNNNNNNNNNNNNNNNNNNNNNNNNNNNNNNNNNNNNNNNNNNNNNNNNNNNNNNNNNNNNNNNNNNNNNNNNNNNNNNNNNNNNNNNNNNNNNNNNNNNNNNNNNNNNNNNNNNNNNNNNNNNNNNNNNNNNNNNNNNNNNNNNNNNNNNNNNNNNNNNNNNNNNNNNNNNNNNNNNNNNNNNNNNNNNNNNNNNNNNNNNNNNNNNNNNNNNNNNNNNNNNNNNNNNNNNNNNNNNNNNNNNNNNNNNNNNNNNNNNNNNNNNNNNNNNNNNNNNNNNNNNNNNNNNNNNNNNNNNNNNNNNNNNNNNNNNNNNNNNNNNNNNNNNNNNNNNNNNNNNNNNNNNNNNNNNNNNNNNNNNNNNNNNNNNNNNNNNNNNNNNNNNNNNNNNNNNNNNNNNNNNNNNNNNNNNNNNNNNNNNNNNNNNNNNNNNNNNNNNNNNNNNNNNNNNNNNNNNNNNNNNNNNNNNNNNNNNNNNNNNNNNNNNNNNNNNNNNNNNNNNNNNNNNNNNNNNNNNNNNNNNNNNNNNNNNNNNNNNNNNNNNNNNNNNNNNNNNNNNNNNNNNNNNNNNNNNNNNNNNNNNNNNNNNNNNNNNNNNNNNNNNNNNNNNNNNNNNNNNNNNNNNNNNNNNNNNNNNNNNNNNNNNNNNNNNNNNNNNNNNNNNNNNNNNNNNNNNNNNNNNNNNNNNNNNNNNNNNNNNNNNNNNNNNNNNNNNNNNNNNNNNNNNNNNNNNNNNNNNNNNNNNNNNNNNNNNNNNNNNNNNNNNNNNNNNNNNNNNNNNNNNNNNNNNNNNNNNNNNNNNNNNNNNNNNNNNNNNNNNNNNNNNNNNNNNNNNNNNNNNNNNNNNNNNNNNNNNNNNNNNNNNNNNNNNNNNNNNNNNNNNNNNNNNNNNNNNNNNNNNNNNNNNNNNNNNNNNNNNNNNNNNNNNNNNNNNNNNNNNNNNNNNNNNNNNNNNNNNNNNNNNNNNNNNNNNNNNNNNNNNNNNNNNNNNNNNNNNNNNNNNNNNNNNNNNNNNNNNNNNNNNNNNNNNNNNNNNNNNNNNNNNNNNNNNNNNNNNNNNNNNNNNNNNNNNNNNNNNNNNNNNNNNNNNNNNNNNNNNNNNNNNNNNNNNNNNNNNNNNNNNNNNNNNNNNNNNNNNNNNNNNNNNNNNNNNNNNNNNNNNNNNNNNNNNNNNNNNNNNNNNNNNNNNNNNNNNNNNNNNNNNNNNNNNNNNNNNNNNNNNNNNNNNNNNNNNNNNNNNNNNNNNNNNNNNNNNNNNNNNNNNNNNNNNNNNNNNNNNNNNNNNNNNNNNNNNNNNNNNNNNNNNNNNNNNNNNNNNNNNNNNNNNNNNNNNNNNNNNNNNNNNNNNNNNNNNNNNNNNNNNNNNNNNNNNNNNNNNNNNNNNNNNNNNNNNNNNNNNNNNNNNNNNNNNNNNNNNNNNNNNNNNNNNNNNNNNNNNNNNNNNNNNNNNNNNNNNNNNNNNNNNNNNNNNNNNNNNNNNNNNNNNNNNNNNNNNNNNNNNNNNNNNNNNNNNNNNNNNNNNNNNNNNNNNNNNNNNNNNNNNNNNNNNNNNNNNNNNNNNNNNNNNNNNNNNNNNNNNNNNNNNNNNNNNNNNNNNNNNNNNNNNNNNNNNNNNNNNNNNNNNNNNNNNNNNNNNNNNNNNNNNNNNNNNNNNNNNNNNNNNNNNNNNNNNNNNNNNNNNNNNNNNNNNNNNNNNNNNNNNNNNNNNNNNNNNNNNNNNNNNNNNNNNNNNNNNNNNNNNNNNNNNNNNNNNNNNNNNNNNNNNNNNNNNNNNNNNNNNNNNNNNNNNNNNNNNNNNNNNNNNNNNNNNNNNNNNNNNNNNNNNNNNNNNNNNNNNNNNNNNNNNNNNNNNNNNNNNNNNNNNNNNNNNNNNNNNNNNNNNNNNNNNNNNNNNNNNNNNNNNNNNNNNNNNNNNNNNNNNNNNNNNNNNNNNNNNNNNNNNNNNNNNNNNNNNNNNNNNNNNNNNNNNNNNNNNNNNNNNNNNNNNNNNNNNNNNNNNNNNNNNNNNNNNNNNNNNNNNNNNNNNNNNNNNNNNNNNNNNNNNNNNNNNNNNNNNNNNNNNNNNNNNNNNNNNNNNNNNNNNNNNNNNNNNNNNNNNNNNNNNNNNNNNNNNNNNNNNNNNNNNNNNNNNNNNNNNNNNNNNNNNNNNNNNNNNNNNNNNNNNNNNNNNNNNNNNNNNNNNNNNNNNNNNNNNNNNNNNNNNNNNNNNNNNNNNNNNNNNNNNNNNNNNNNNNNNNNNNNNNNNNNNNNNNNNNNNNNNNNNNNNNNNNNNNNNNNNNNNNNNNNNNNNNNNNNNNNNNNNNNNNNNNNNNNNNNNNNNNNNNNNNNNNNNNNNNNNNNNNNNNNNNNNNNNNNNNNNNNNNNNNNNNNNNNNNNNNNNNNNNNNNNNNNNNNNNNNNNNNNNNNNNNNNNNNNNNNNNNNNNNNNNNNNNNNNNNNNNNNNNNNNNNNNNNNNNNNNNNNNNNNNNNNNNNNNNNNNNNNNNNNNNNNNNNNNNNNNNNNNNNNNNNNNNNNNNNNNNNNNNNNNNNNNNNNNNNNNNNNNNNNNNNNNNNNNNNNNNNNNNNNNNNNNNNNNNNNNNNNNNNNNNNNNNNNNNNNNNNNNNNNNNNNNNNNNNNNNNNNNNNNNNNNNNNNNNNNNNNNNNNNNNNNNNNNNNNNNNNNNNNNNTGTAGTAGGAggatctccatgttacctcctctccttggtggAGCAACATGCTAAATGCTACActtatagaccaccagtgggT
This region includes:
- the mgst1.1 gene encoding microsomal glutathione S-transferase 1, with the translated sequence MAELTHMIDSEVFLAFSTYATIVVLKMMLMSPMTGYFRLTRKVHKPKVWNVQYTQNNLKRVSLHFTAVS